A window of Synechococcales cyanobacterium CNB contains these coding sequences:
- a CDS encoding calcium/sodium antiporter, protein MLVQLGLLAGSLLVLTLGAEGLVRGAASLAKRMGVSSFFIGLTIVGFGTSTPELATSVTAAVRGSADIAVGNVVGSNICNIALILGVASLICPIALKLDLVRRETFIVIAVACVPWIALTSGGRLERWHGTLMLLALLAYVWFGYVRGRRDAQREAEAAAERELEHELGLDKPGPMTRPLVCVAMVLAGLAMLVGGSYLLVASASEIARTLGVSELVIGLTIVAVGTSAPELFTSVVAAMRGQPDLAVGNILGSNVFNILGILGITCLATPQAVSRQVLWFDVPVMLAASLACLPIMLSGAKISRTEGAVLLCGYGLYVAGLFTVVGGWFGEG, encoded by the coding sequence ATGCTGGTGCAACTCGGGCTGCTGGCGGGGTCGCTCCTGGTGCTCACGCTGGGGGCGGAGGGGCTGGTGCGCGGCGCCGCGTCGCTGGCGAAGCGGATGGGCGTGTCGTCGTTCTTCATCGGCCTGACCATCGTCGGGTTCGGCACCTCGACGCCGGAACTCGCCACGTCGGTGACAGCCGCCGTGCGCGGCAGCGCTGACATCGCCGTCGGCAACGTCGTCGGCAGCAACATCTGCAACATCGCCCTCATCCTCGGCGTCGCCTCGCTCATCTGCCCCATCGCCCTGAAACTGGACCTGGTCCGCCGCGAGACCTTCATCGTGATCGCGGTGGCCTGCGTGCCGTGGATCGCGCTCACCTCCGGCGGGCGGCTCGAGCGCTGGCACGGGACGCTCATGCTGCTCGCCCTCCTCGCCTACGTCTGGTTCGGCTACGTCCGCGGGCGGCGCGACGCCCAGCGAGAGGCCGAGGCCGCCGCCGAGCGGGAACTCGAGCACGAACTCGGCCTCGACAAGCCCGGCCCCATGACGCGCCCGCTGGTCTGTGTTGCGATGGTGCTGGCGGGGCTGGCGATGCTCGTCGGCGGGTCGTACCTGCTCGTCGCGTCCGCCAGCGAGATCGCGCGCACCCTGGGCGTCTCCGAACTCGTCATCGGCCTGACCATCGTCGCGGTCGGCACGTCCGCGCCCGAGTTGTTCACGTCCGTCGTCGCAGCCATGCGCGGGCAGCCCGACCTCGCCGTCGGCAACATCCTCGGCTCGAACGTCTTCAACATCCTTGGCATCCTGGGCATCACCTGCCTCGCCACGCCCCAAGCCGTGTCGCGCCAGGTCCTCTGGTTCGACGTGCCTGTCATGCTCGCGGCGAGCCTCGCCTGCCTGCCGATCATGCTGAGCGGGGCGAAGATTTCGAGGACGGAGGGTGCCGTGCTGCTGTGCGGCTACGGACTGTACGTGGCGGGGCTGTTCACCGTGGTGGGGGGGTGGTTCGGGGAGGGGTGA